The nucleotide sequence GCCGTCGAGCCCGCACATCGTGCCGTCCAAAAAAGCCTTGACCCGCTGCTTGATCGCTTCATCGATATACTTAAAATCGACCAGCACAATGTAACCAGCGATAACCTGATCCGCAACAAACTGCTCATCCTCATGAGAGCGCAAAACATGTACCCGGACAGACTTCCGAGACGCCCGCGCCGGAGCTTTCATTATTCAAATTCCGCCTGATAGCCGAGGTCGCGGAAATATTTACGCAATAAATTCACCTGACTGGAAGTCGGGCCGACGCTTTCCGTAGAATCCAGCTGAATGATCACGTCACTGTCCCGGGCAATTATGCGCACCATGACAGCCACCAGCACATAGCGGTCAATAGCCGAGACGGTTTTCCAGCGGCTCTCTTCATATGAATTTAACTGCGGCTGCGTATAAATATTTTCCGTGGCGATATTCGCGCGCTGGCGGACAGTTTCGGTCTGCGCCGGTATGTAAACCTGCCCCATCTCCACACGGTAGGCTCCAGTGCTGTCATTGGCATAGGTCAAATTGTAGCCGTACAAAGCCACAAATTCTTTGAACTGTGGAATAATATTATTGATCTCCGAGTTCTTAATGACCAAACGGCCGTTACAGCCAGTCAAAAATAATACCCCCAGCAGAAGCGCTGCATAAATAAATTTTCGCATACTAATATTATAACATAATCCAGGTTGATTATTCAGCTTTTGAATGTTTTTTG is from Candidatus Margulisiibacteriota bacterium and encodes:
- a CDS encoding cell division protein SepF, whose product is MKAPARASRKSVRVHVLRSHEDEQFVADQVIAGYIVLVDFKYIDEAIKQRVKAFLDGTMCGLDGRMLVLRDDLLLLLPNGVLEEDMEEYKLA